The Rubripirellula tenax genome contains the following window.
GGTGCCAGCTGCGTCGTCGAGGTCCAGCTCGACCCGTTCGAATCCGAAGACGGCGAAGCGATCGAGCAGCGGGTGCGTCAAGCATTCGCCCGCTGCCGCCGCAGCATCGACGACGAGCTCCGAATGCTATCGCCGGCGACGGCCAAAGGTCCCGGCTGTGAGGCCGGAAACAAGTCACCGTCACCAGTCAGCCGCCCTCGAGGCCACCGTCCGGCAACCGACAAGCAGATCCGAGCGATACAAACGATCGCTGGAAAGCAGGGCATCATGTTGGCCAGTGAATTACAGGCCCGCTTCCACGTCACGTCACCGGATCAACTGTCGATCAGCCAGGCCAGTGCCCTGATTGATGCCATGAAAGAAACCGAAGCGGCCGTCTAACCGACCCGCCACTCAATCGATCGCAGTGCCCTCACCGGCACTGCGACCTTTTTTAGCCCCCAGCTCTTCAAGTAGGCTTCGAAGTTCTGCCGAATTGAGGTGCTCGCGAACGCAGTCAGCAAACATCGAGGCTGAGGTGGTGGATTTCGTGGTGCTTTTATATTCGGCACCAAAAACCCCCGCAATTCCCGCGTCGGGGAAGTCCTGCCGGGGGAGCTCGTCGTCAAGGTACTAACCTGATGACACCCTAGTTAACGCCCGTATGTCAGAGATGACACGCGGGCGTTTTTTCGTTTCTGGCCGCGTTTTTTGCGGGCATCGCGGATGTCTCTGGCCGCACGGCGATCTCTCCAGTTTGCACCCGTCTCGTGTCAGAGACGTTTGTGAACCGCCGGTTCTCATGCGAGACCCAGCTTTTCGCCGCGGATTCTCTCTGTCTCTCTGATTAACAGAGACAAATGGTTAACAGCCCGTTTTGCTTCGTCATCTCGGACGTGAACCGGGTAGGTATATCTCGGTGAAGCACTTTTTCTTCCGGGGTCTTGGGCTGGGCGATTGATCGCAGGCGGGGACACGGGCACACGTTCTCTTACGGAGGCGGGCCTTTGTCTGCGACGAATTCCATTGTTGAACTGACGGCGGCCGAGCGACGCGCTCGGGTGGCCGCGATTCTGGCCGGCGGGTTGGTCCGGCTCAAACGCCGCGGCGCATTGGCAGTCGGCGAAGCGACCGACGCAAGCGGAGGCGAGACTTCTCTTTCGATCTCGGATGATCCGCTCGCATCGCGGCTTGAGTCTCTTGGCGACATCAGGCTGACTGATCTCGATGGTCAACAAGTCCGAGATCCCCGAGAAGTGAGATGAAATGATGAGTGCTGCGAAAAATTTGGATGAGCGTGTGCTGGAAGAGCAACGAATGAATCGCGTGTCGGAAATTTTGGCCGGCGGTTTGGTTCGGCTGAACCATCGCGGGACGTTGGCGATCCGCGATGGCGATGATGCAAACGCGGGCGAAACTTCTTTGCCAATATCGACCGACTCGCCGGCATCTCGGCTTGAGGCGTCGGCGGAATCAGGGCTGACTGTCCACGACGGTTAACAAGTCCGAGATTCCCGAGAAGGAGGGTTCCAAACGATGTCCTTGAACATCAACAAAGAAGTCCGTGCGATGGAAAAACGATCCGTTCGCGAACTTCGCAAACAGTACGCCGACGTGTTCGGCGAAGGCACGAATGCATCGAACAAGCCTTGGCTGATCAAGCGGATCGCTTGGCGGATGCAGTCGAACATCGAGGGCGACATTTCGCAGCGCGCTCGAGATCGAGCAGGCGAGATTGCCAACGATGCCGACGTTCGGATGACGCCGCCGCCGGAAGGTTCGTCGGCTGGCGCGGCAACCGCGACGTTGAGGCCGGCTCGAAGCGGCGAGCGAACCAAGACGGTGAAGGTCTGCATGCCGGTCGACGATCGTTTGCCACCGCCGGGCACAACGCTGACTCGAAAATACAAGGGTCAGATGTATCAAGTGACGGTCTTGCCGGTCGGGTTTGACTTCGATGGCGAGGTCTACAAATCGCTGACGGCGGTCGCGAAAGCGATCACGGGCCAGCACTGCAATGGATTCACCTTCTTCAAACTCGGGAAGCCACAACAATGAAGCGAAACGAAAACAAGACGATCCGTTGTGCGATCTACACTCGGAAGTCGACCGAAGAAGGGCTTGAGCAAGAATTCAATTCGCTCGACGCCCAACGCGAATCCGGTGAAGCCTACATCGCCAGCCAGATGCACGAAGGTTGGACGTGCGTGCCGACGCGGTACGACGACGGCGGGTACACCGGCGGCAACATGGACCGGCCGGCGTTGAAGCAACTGATGGCGGACATCGAGGCCGGCAAGATCGACTGCGTTGTTGTCTACAAGGTGGACCGGCTCAGTCGATCCTTGCTGGACTTTTCTCGGATGATGGAAAAGTTCGATAACGCCGGCGTGTCGTTCGTGTCGGTGACGCAGCAGTTCAACACGACTTGCAGCATGGGACGGTTGACGCTGAACATCCTGCTTTCGTTCGCACAATTTGAACGCGAGATCATTTCCGAACGGACTCGGGACAAGATCGCGGCTTCACGTCGGAAGGGAAAATGGTCCGGCGGCATGCCGCTGCTTGGCTACGGCGTCGATGCCGACACTTCAAAGTTGGTCGTCGATCCGGACGAGGCGAAACGTGTTCGGGCAATCTTTGACCTCAGTAATTTTCTCGCAAAGCCGAGGGTGGTTGAGGACGACGAGCCTGCCCCGGAGCCGCCTCCCGTCGTCGTTGATCCGGGCGTCCTTCCTGATCGTTTGCTTCGCGTGCCCGGCTTCGTCAACGAGGTCATGGACCATTGCCTCGACACAGCACCGTACCCGAACCCGGTGATGGCGTTCTGCGGAGCGTTGTCGCTGCTGGCCATGCTCGCCGGCCGCCGCGTGCGTGACCCCGGCGACAACCGCACGAACCTCTATCTGCTGCCCGAACCCGTACCTCCAGTGTGGCCCGACGACTATCCGCCCGGCACGCCCGACCCCGGCCCGCGACCGCCCTGGTGGCCCGACGATGCGATCTGGCCGCCGCAACCGGAAACACCGGGCGTCATTGAGGTTCCGCCGTCACCACACATTTGGCCGCGACTGCCGCCCGACCATCCCTACCACGTCCCACCCGGCTACTCCGCGCCCGACAACCTGCCACCCGGTCACCCCGGCGAGTCTTATCCAGGCATGCCCGACTACCCCGTCGTTCACCCCGGCGACTGGGGCGATGACTGGCCGAGCTATCCCGGCTTGTACGACGATTGAAATTCGTAGTCACGCCAACGCTTCAACAAACAAGCCAGCATTAAGCTGGCTTGTTTCGTTTGACATCGCCTATATTCGATGGGCAATTGCACTCGCACCGACATGGTTCTTCACGCGGGTTCCAAAATCCCTGAGATATTCTCTTGAGACTCGGGAGAAATGAACCTTCGCGGCAATGATATCCAGCGTGAAATCGTTCAGCTTGTGGGAAACAAACTCATCCTTCTTGATGCAAACTTTAAGGATTCGCTCTAGGTGCCGAATCGGCAGGTTTCCATGCACGATCAGTACTTTAGGACGGATCGCGTTGAGCAAGTAATCAAACACAACTGTGTCCGCGCGTTGACTTGGTGTCAGATCTCTCTGATCCTTGGAGTAGTGATGAGACATGTTCATCTCCATGCACCTGAGTGGTTGCAGTAATTCACAGAGCTCTTCAATACGATTCCGCGTTGGTGTTCTCTTTCCTTTGTTGAGCCGACGATGCTCGGCAAGCCACCCAACCTTATCACAACCAAGCTTCTTCGCGTCCCAATAGGGCCAGAATGGGGTAAGCGTGCCTGGATTGATCCCAGCCTGCACAACTTCGCAACCTATCGGTGAACCATCGCACATGAACGGGCGACAGGTTGCATCTTCACCTGTAAGTCTTCGGACTTGCCGGTCAATTTCGCGGATTGACGTCATTGGATCTGCTGTCCCTTTCGTTCTCGCTGCAACATGATTCAAAAGACACCGTTCGCCTTTTCAAGTGAGATGAAAGTATAGTCTGCGCCCCACACCGCGGTTTCCCCACACGACGCGGTTAATAAGTACTTCTTGGATTTCTTGACGTTTGGTGAAATAGAGTCACGGTCTCGCGCATCTCCATTTTTGTGAAAGCGAGATTTTACGTGAACCATCGTGACGCGAAAGCGTCTATCTACCTGAACTACAAGTCACATTCACAGACGAGCGAGTAACGAGCTTTCTGATGTTATCAAGAACCGAATCCAGTCGACTCGAACAGATACACGAAGGCAATGCGTTCGGCGGGCAACCGTTGAATACAGATAATGCCCCGGCGTATCCGCGTCTGATGTGACACTCGCTTTCAAAAGCGAACGACTTCTTCATGAAGGCTCGGTGTCACCAAGACATCGAGCCTTTTTTCGTGCCTGCATCGAACGGGCAACTCCAACAACGAACTCAATTTGGGCTGGTAGCTGAGACGGTCTAGCGGCGGTCTGAAGAACCGCAGACGAGGATTCGAGCGCCTCCCGGCCCACTGACAAGGAAGATATGCGCCGACAGCAACGGCTGCGGCGATCGAAGCAAAACAACATCGGATACAGGCGCAGATGGAAGCACGCCTGCTTTGGGAGCAGGAGGGTCTCGGTTCGACTCCGAGGTGTCCGACTTTTTGAAACGACAACATGGTAGTCGAGGGCTGGTCGCCCAAATCCGCCTGATACGCGGGTCGCGCTGAGTTCGATCCTCGGGGCTACCACTTGAAGTAGGTCACAGGTTTCAGGTCACAGGGATCAGGTAAACGAATCATGCAGACACTTTTGAAACGCATAGCCGCGATTGAACATCGGGGCTGTGGTGTAACTGGCAGCATGTCGGGCTTCGGGCACCGACGCAGGACGCGTTGGTCGTCGTGTAGGTGAGAGTTCGATCCTCTCCGGCCCCATCGCTACACATCGGCGTGTAGCTCAGGGGTAAGAGCGGCGTCCTTATAAGGCGACGGTCGCGGGTTCAATTCCCGCCACGCCGACTGAAACGAAACAACGACGACAGATGGGATTGTGGCAGACAAGGTAATGCATCGGACTCTTAATCCGAGCGATGTGAGTTCGATTCTCACCGATCCCACTTGAGAACTTTTGAAACAAGCACTGATGGTCTAACGGCAAGACTCCTCCGTCGCGAGCGGGGTGATGCGGGTTCGATTCCGGCTCGGTGCTCTTGAGACGCTTCGGCGTTATTGATCTTTGACAATTTGGTAGTGATGCATTTTTGCGCCCATGGTGTAGTGGTAACCCATCTGCTTGCCATGCAGGAAATGCGAGTTCGATTCTCGCTGGGCGCTTTGCAAAATCCGGTGTGGCCCAATGGTAAGGCGGCTCCCTGTTAAGGAGACGAGTGATGGTACGAGTCCATCCGCCGGAGCTCTTGTTTTTTCAGTAAACACGTGTCCTTGGCCGATCGGCTAAGGCGTCGGACTTCCAATCCGAGCAGGCGGGTTCGATTCCCGCAGGACACTCTTCCGAGATGCTCACGATGTCACTCGGGTGTCGGCTAACGGTAAGCCAGCTGCCTTTGAAGCAGTGGTATGTAGGTTCGATTCCTTCCGCCCGTGCTGTTGATGAAAGACCAAACGCCGGAGTAGCAGTTGTTGGTCGCTGCACCTCGCTCTGAACGAGGAGTTCATTGGTTCGATTCCAGTCTCCGGTGCTGTGGCCGTCCTGTATTGGTTTCAGGAACTTCGCTGTGAACGAAGTCCATGTCGGTTCAATTCCGATCGGTCACCCTCGCGTGAACATTTTCGGTGGCAATTTCCTCTGGGAAGGAAGCTTGATTGTCTATCAAGTCGTTGCGGGTTCGACTCCCGTTGCCATCGCTTTCAAGCCGCATTCGACTACTGGCTAGGTCGGCTGCTTCTCAGGCAGCAGGAAGGAGATCGAAACTCCTATGCGGTACTCGCTTCGATCGAAGCAACAAAACGGCGTGGTAGATTCTGTTGGCAGAATCGTCTGGTTTTCATCCAGGAGTCCGCGGGTTCGATTCCTGCTCACGTCACTGCGTTCAATAACGCAGTACGGAAGTCACCCGGCCGGATGAGGACACTGTTTTGAAAACAGCTGCGGTAAAAAACCGTTGTGGGTTCGAGTCCCACGGCTTCCGCTTGTTTGATGAAATCTTGGGAGCGTTTCCACACGGGAGACTGTAAATCTTCTGCCTTTAATTGTGTGGTAGTCGGCGAGAGGTGCGATTCCTTGCGTTCCCACTTGTTTTGAAAACTTTCACACGTCTCTGGTGTAACGGTAGCACTGCTGATTCCAAACCAGTTAGTCAGGGTTCAAATCCTTGGGGACGTGCTCTTCGGATCGACAACATGGTCCTGTGGTCCAACGGCGACGACACCTGTTTTACACGCAGGACACGATGGTTCGATTCCATCCGGGACTACTGCTGGCGTCACGGTGACGCTGGCCCGCACCTAACGAAGGAGAACGACGATGTCCAGAAATGTGAAGTACGTGCAATGTGCGATGAGACGCAACATCGTCGGCGGATCCGTGCGAACGACATCGTACATCCCTCAAGAGTTTGCGAAAGTCGGCCGCGTGCTGAGGCTAAAAGACGACAACGTCGGCTGGGTCGATGGCTGGGTGGTCGAGTGCGTCGGTGACGCGATCGTCGAAGGCGACCAAATTCCTGACTCGCACAAGGCGATTAAGAACCATCGCAAGTCGACCGGCGACAGTACTCCGCGACTGCATGCATAACACGTTGGCAGCCAAGGGAAGGACGCGGTCGGTCGCGTCCTTCCCAACGGCACCAGCGATCAACGCCTAGATACGCCAACCGGCCGAGCGGCTCGCCTTTAATCCGAGTGTTTGCAGGTTCGACTCCTGCTCTGGGCACTAGCAGAAGTTTGAAGAGTGAAGTTTGAAACATCCGACGCGAACCATTTTCACCATTAACCCTTCACTCCTCTAACTTCATTCATGGGGCGCTCGTCCAACGGGAAGACGTCTGTTTTGCACGCAGAAAATCGGGGTTCGATTCCCCGGTGCTCCACTTTTCACAATCGCTGAGGTAGGCCAACGGCGAGCCGCTTGTCTTAGGAACAAGTGCTTGCGGGTTCGACTCCCGCCCTCAGTACTGATTCAACATGCTGTGGTACGCAAACCGGCAAAGCGGCGAATTTCAAACGTTCGTGTTTGAGGGTTCGACTCCCTCCCGCAGTATTTGACGAGTCTTGAGTCGCGAGGACAAGCTCAGGACTCATCGCTCAAGACTCACATCTCCAACGATGCGGGTGAGCCAGGCTCAGCCGGGCCTCATAAGCCTGGACCGTCGGGTGCGACCCCCGAACCCGCTACTGAAATAGCTGTTAGCAAATGGCGTTTAGCTGTTAGCCCAGACTGAAGAAGCTAATCGCTAAACGCCAATAGCTAATCGCTTCTTCAACGATCGCGTGGTCCAGCGGCGAAGACGGCTGCGTGACAAGCAGGAGGCCGATGGTTCGATTCCATCCGTGATGTGCTTTTCAATGATGGTCTGTAAGTGTTGCGGCAGCACGCGTCTGTGGTATGGACGAAGACCGGGTTCAATTCCCGGACGGACCTCTCGCAATTCTCGTTTACGGAAGGCAGCCGGATACGGTTTGCCGGGCCGCACCGCTAACGCGTGCCACCTTCGGGTGATGTGGGTTCGACTCCCTCGCCTTCCGCTTGTTAACGAAACGGCTCGATGGTGAAACGGACATCATCTCTGGCTTCTAACCAGAAGTTCCGGGTTCGATTCCTGGTCGGGCTACTGATGCGAACAAAGCCAGCCGACGTGGCTCGATGTAGAAAGGCAACGCTCTTGTAAAGCGACCCATGCTGGTGCGAACCCAGTCGTCGGCTCTTGTGACTAGGTAGTCAACCAAATGACTCGCGGGTGTGCTGGACAGCATGGCAGTCTTCGAAACTGTCGGACCAGGTTCGATTCCTGGGCGGGTTACTCAAAATGTTCTCGGAGTGTGCCGGACTAGCACGCGACTTTGCGAAGGTCGTAGACCAGGTTCGATTCCTGGCGAGAGCACTTGTTGTTGAAGATCGAAACCTCAAACACGGAGCAGACCGATGCGATACGAACACGACGACGAGCGATATGACGAAGCCCACTGCTTTCGAGCCGATGAGTAAACGCCGCCGCGGCTACCCGTCCGAAACGAAAGTCAAACACGGAGTCCGAATCATCCAAGGCAAGCTGCTCGAGGAAAAGCTCGGTCGCAACGACCTATGCCCATGCGGCAGCGGTCAGCGGTTCAAACGTTGTTGCCTGCGATCGGGCCGTCTGTGATGGCGTCAATCGCGACGACTACTTTTAGAGACGATGACTGAACGACACACGCTCGCGGCAATCCCGCGAGCA
Protein-coding sequences here:
- a CDS encoding recombinase family protein, giving the protein MKRNENKTIRCAIYTRKSTEEGLEQEFNSLDAQRESGEAYIASQMHEGWTCVPTRYDDGGYTGGNMDRPALKQLMADIEAGKIDCVVVYKVDRLSRSLLDFSRMMEKFDNAGVSFVSVTQQFNTTCSMGRLTLNILLSFAQFEREIISERTRDKIAASRRKGKWSGGMPLLGYGVDADTSKLVVDPDEAKRVRAIFDLSNFLAKPRVVEDDEPAPEPPPVVVDPGVLPDRLLRVPGFVNEVMDHCLDTAPYPNPVMAFCGALSLLAMLAGRRVRDPGDNRTNLYLLPEPVPPVWPDDYPPGTPDPGPRPPWWPDDAIWPPQPETPGVIEVPPSPHIWPRLPPDHPYHVPPGYSAPDNLPPGHPGESYPGMPDYPVVHPGDWGDDWPSYPGLYDD
- a CDS encoding DUF2924 domain-containing protein — its product is MSLNINKEVRAMEKRSVRELRKQYADVFGEGTNASNKPWLIKRIAWRMQSNIEGDISQRARDRAGEIANDADVRMTPPPEGSSAGAATATLRPARSGERTKTVKVCMPVDDRLPPPGTTLTRKYKGQMYQVTVLPVGFDFDGEVYKSLTAVAKAITGQHCNGFTFFKLGKPQQ
- a CDS encoding SEC-C metal-binding domain-containing protein; amino-acid sequence: MTKPTAFEPMSKRRRGYPSETKVKHGVRIIQGKLLEEKLGRNDLCPCGSGQRFKRCCLRSGRL